CAGTGACTCCACCCTCAACCGCAACGAGGAGCGCGAGCTGAGGCGCCGTCGCCGCCAGCGGGGCCGTTCATGAAGAAGGGAATCAAACGGTGGCTGGCCGTCACCGCCGGGCTGATGGGGCTGGGGCTCCTGATGCTCGCGGGGATCGCCGCCCCACGTCGCCGGCCTCGGCCAGAGCGAGGCCGAGGCCGCGGCCACCCGCTGCACGCCCGGGCAAGGCGGCGCCGACGCCGACACCGCCCACATGGCACGCCAGGTCACGGCCATGCTCAACGGAGGCGGCAACGTCACGGTCTCCGGCCTGTCCCTGCCCAGGGAGCAGCTCCCCAACGCGAAGATCATCGTCGCCACGGGAGTACAGAAGAAGTTCCCCGCCCGCGGGCAGATCGTCGCACTCGCCACCGCCCTGCAGGAATCAGACCTGCGCAACCTCGACCACGGAGACCGCGACTCCCTGGGCCTGTTCCAACAACGCCCCTCACAGGGCTGGGGAACCCGCGAGCAGATCCTGAACCCGGTCTACGCCTCCGAACGGTTCTACGACGCGCTGGCCCAGCTCACCGACTGGCAGAACATGCCGATAACCGTCGCCGCGCAAAAGGTCCAGCGCTCCGGCTACCCCGACGCCTACGCGAAACACGAGCCCCTCGCCACCGCTCTGCAGCAGGCCATCGCCCCAACCCTCGGCGGGACCACCGGCGTAGCCGCCCCCACCATCCCCGGGGCTGGCGGCCTCGCGCCGGCCGCGTGCACCGTCCAGGCGGCAGTCGACTTCGGGGACATCCCGCCCGGCACCGTGCCCGAGGGATACCAGATTCCGGCGAGCGCCCCACCCCAGGTACAAACCGCGATCCGCTGGGCGCTCGGCCAGGTCGGCACCATGTACCAGTGGGGAGGCAGCTGCACCAACCCCCACGGCGACAACCCCGCCGAACGCTGCGACTGCTCATCCCTGACTCAGCGGTCCTACGGCGTCGCCGGAATGGAGATCACTCGCACCACCTACACCCAGATCCACGACGGACGCGCCGTCCCGGCCGACGCCATCGCCCCCGGAGACCTGCTCTTCGCCCGCGGCTCGGCATCCGCCCCCGAACACGTCGCCATGGCCATCGGCTACGGCTACGTCGTCCACGCACCCAGAACCGGCCGTCCCGTGACGGTGGTCAAGCAAACCGACCTGGGACCAATCCTCGTCGTCCGGCGCATCGTTTCATGACCTCCCCCTTCGACCACGTACCCATCTCCGCTGGAGTAGTGCGTCGCGCCCAGCATTCGCGGCAGGATCGGGAACGTGATTGTCTTTCTCAGGGACTCTGGTGCGTAATTCCTTCAGGCGGAGAGTCGGTAGCTGAGTTGCTCGAGTCGGCTGGTGCGGCGGGTTCGGTCGAGGGGTCCGGTGGTCCACCAAGCATCGAGGCGGACGATGTTGAGGGCGGTGGCGGAGAAGGCGTGTTGGATGCGGACCTTGGGCAGGCCGCGGTAGCGGGCCCGGCGGATGCCGGTGATGTCCAGGGCCTGGTTGATGGTGCCTTCGACGCCGGCGCGGATCTTGTATTTGTTCTTCCAGGTGTCGGTCTTCTGCTCGGCGCGGGCCCGGGCGAGATTCTCGTGGAGCTCCTTCGGCCGCAGGGTGAGCATGCGGCGGCCGAGCTTCGAGGCGGTGCACTGGAGCTGGAAGGGGCAGTCGCGGCAGGTCAGGACGCTGAAGGTGATCACGATGGCGTCCTTGCCATGCTGCTTGACGGGGTTCCAGTGGGAGCTGGTCTTCCCGGCGGGGCAGCGGACCTGACGGGTCTTCCAGTTGATGGCGAAGGCGGTCTTGTCGAAGCCGTCGGCGGCCTTGGCCTGGGCGGAGCGGTCCAGGAGAACCGGGGTGACCATGCGGATGTCCTGCTTCTTGGCCCTGGTGATCAACTCGGCCGACGGGCAGCCGGAGTCGAGGTAGTGCTCGGCCGGCTTCACGCCGTGCTCGGCGAGCTTGGCCTGGATCGGCGCGGTGGCCTTCACGTCGGGCACGGTCGCGTCGGTGGTGTGCACGTCGGTGATCAGGTTCGGCGGTCCCTGCCACTCCGGCTCGGTGTCGGTGTCGGTGTCGGTGGGGAGGGTGGTGCACGTTTCGGTGAGGTGGATCTTGTAGCCGCACCAGAAGAGATCGTCGCCCTTGGCCGCCCAGCGTGCGTCGCTGTCGTAGGGGGAGGCCAGGCGGAGTTGGCCGGGCGGGACCCCGTCACTGTCGGCGTCCCGCTTCCTGATCACCTGCCGTCCCCGCGAGTCGGAGCCGATGAGGTAGGTCTGCACCAGGACCTGCCGCAGCAGGGCCACGGACTCGATCTGTCGGATCCATGCCGGGGAGTCCTTCGCCCAGGCCCCCTGACACAGGGCGAGAGCGTCCTGGCCGAAGACCTGGGCGAGACGATCGCGCTTGACCTGGGAGGACGGCATCTTCCAGCTGTCGATCCGGGGCCCGTACCGTGTCGCGAACTCCGTCACGTCAACCACGCCGGCCAGCCAGGACGGGGCCGCGACCGCGAGGGCCTCCAGCGCCGCCCGAACGCTCTCCCCGGCCAGCTCAAGCCGGTTCAGGTTCCGCACCGAGCTGATCACATGGGTGGCATCGGTGCGCTGCTTGCCCCCGGCCGCCACCAGGCCGGCCTCCTTGCAGTGCTCAAGGAGCCGGTCGAAGACCACCCGCTCCATGCCGTGGTCCGCGAGCCGGGCCCGGAAACGGGGCAGCACCGTGTGGTCGAAGCCGGCATCGGTCAGCTCCGCCCCAACAGCGTACTTCCAGGTCAAGCGGTCCCGCACGGCCTCTGCGGCCTGCCGGTCGGTGAGGTCCTCGGAGAACTGCAGCACCGTCACCAGCGCGAGCACGCCGGGCGAGTACCCCCGGGCCCCACGCACCCCGAACGCCTCGGCGAACGGCTCGTCCGCGAAGACCTCGGCGAGGTGATCCCGAACCCGCATCGGCAGACTCCCCTTCGGGAAGGCGGCACGGGCCGTCCTCGCGGTCTGCTCCGGCACCGGCGGCAGGCCCTTGGGCTGCAACGACTGTCAGTCTTTTCGCACCGGATCCCGCAAGGATCGGGTAGTCCCGGCCGAGGCGGTCTGACTCTTGCTTACGACTGACCCCGCGGGTGTCCTGGCGTTGATCTGTCGACCGCCCGGCCGGGCACGCAGCAAGCGCTGCCGCCGGACGGACGTGACCTGATAAGAGCCTGGAGCCGACTCCACCAAAGCGTCCCCGTGACAGTCCTGTCCGTCCGACCGGCGACAGCGTGACCTCCCACGCTTCCGGCCGGAAGGAACACCGTGCAGAGTATCGAGCAGCCCAGGTCCGGGCATGTCGTGATCGGCGTCGACACGCACAAGCACGTCCACGTTGCGGCGGTGATGGACACGATCGGTGGGATCCTGGCCACCTTGACCATTCCCACCGACACCGGCGGTTTCCAGCAATTACAGGACTGGGCGGCCTCGTTCGGCCGAGTCCTTGCGTTCGGGATCGAGGGCACCGGCTCCTACGGCGCCACACTGACATCGTTTCTGCGCAGGAGTGGCCACAAGGTGGTTGAGGCCGGCCGCCCGGACCGGCGGCTGCGGCGCATGAATGGCAAGTCCGACACCCTGGACGCCGAGAACGCCGCCCGCGCCGTCCTCGCCGGGTTCGCAACCGCCACACCGAAGAGCGCCGACGGCGAAGCGGAGATGATCCGCCGGCTCAAGGTCGCGCACGACCAGGCTGTTGAACAGCGCGCCGCGGCCATGGTCACGATGAAGGCGATGCTGGTCCACGCCCCCGACACCCTGCGCCGGGAGACCGCGGGAAAGACACAGATCAGCCTGGCACGGCAGCTGGCAGCCCTGCGTCCTCGCCGCCTGGAAGGACCCGAGGACGCACTGCGTCACACACTGCGGACGCTCGCCAAGCGGTGGCAGTACCTCGACGCCGAGGCCAAGGAACTGACGAAGATGATCGGCGACCTGGTCCAACGGACCGCCCCACAGCTGCTCGAGCCGTTCGGCATCGGGGTGGACACCGCCGCGGAGATCCTCGTCGTCGCCGGCGACAACCCCGAGCGGATCAAGTCCGAGGCCGCTCTCGCCAAACTCGCGGGCATCGCGCCCGTTCCCACCGGCTCCGGCATGACCAGCGGCAGGCACAGGATCAACCACGGCGGCCACCGACAGCTGAACGCCGCGATCTACCGAACCGTCATCGTCCGGATGCAATACCACCAGCCCACGATCGCCTACGTCGCCCGCCGCACCACCGAAGGCAAGACCAAACGCGAGATCATCCGCTGCCTCAAACGCTACGTCATCCGCGAGGTCTACCACCTGCTCCGACCCGCCCCACAGACACCCCATACGGCCAGTTGACAGCTATAGGAGCGTCAACGCAGATCACCCCCCGCGGACGCACGACAGGGAAGCGACCGCACCCACGATCATCCCGCAGCCAGCAGCTTCAGCATCGGGAAATGCGCACCAGAGTCCTCAGGGAACACAAAGATCTCCTACTCATCGTTCTCCCGCTGGTCGCGGCCTTCCTCGGCACGTGCCTGGGCGCATACATCCAGGCCAAAGCCGGCATCGCTCAGGCACAAGCGGCCAGGGAGGCCGCCGCGACCGCCGCCTCCGCAACGCTGGGAGCGGTTCGGGAGCAAGCTGACCGTGCGGCAGAAGCCGCTCACATCACGGCTCTCCGCGATCAACGGACTGCAGCGATAACCGGCTTCCTCCGCACCGTTCGCGAGCTCACCCGCGCCCTCGACAAGCAGTACGAGCGGGCGGACGTCGGCGCCGTGGTCGACCAGACCCACACCGACTTCATCCACGCCCTGGGTGTCATCGAGCTCGTCGCGACGGCCGAACTGTCCGCGGCAGCATTCCACGTTGTGGAAACCGTTGCCGACCTTGCCGGTCTGGCCAGCTCGCGCGCTCAGGCCGCGCGGGCACGGGAGCGCCTGACCCCCCTTGACGACGGCGGGCCGGCCACCCGGGCGATAGCCGCCCTCGACGCCCTCCGCGAGGCCTCGGTGGCCGCAGACGACGGGTACCTGCACCAGCCGTACTTAAGGGAAGCGGATGAAGCTCTTGAGCAGGTTCCCGAACTCACATGGGCCGAGAAGGGAGCGCTGATCTTGGACTGCCGCTATCCAGAGCTGGGCGAGCAGCGGCAGCGACTGACCCGCACCCACAACTTTGCCCTTAAGGCCTTCGTCCAGAAAGCACGGACCGCCATGGGCATAGCGAGCTGACAGTCCGTTGCCGTGGATCCGTCGACGAACAGGACGCGCACCGGAGTGATGAGCAGGCTCTCATCCACGCTCCCCGGCGACGTCTCTACTCGTCCCCTTCGTCTTTGCGGCCGTAGTGGTTGATATTCACGGTCTGCGGGGCCCCAACGATGAGGAGCTCAAACGCCGAACGTCCATCCCACATACCCGTTCTTCATCACCTCCTCGTCGTGGAGGAACGCCCAGGACTCATAGCCGTCGGGCCACACTCACCCGCGCGGCCTCGCCCCTCATCACCTGCGGCCAGCGGTCATCAATGACACCCGCCGCATCCTGGCAGCCGCCACAGGCATTCTCCCGCTCCGGCAGCCACCAGTAGTCCGACGGCGACATACCGGCTACCTGGATTCCGCACAGCGTCCTGTCGAAGATACCGAAAGCATGGGAGACGTCGGAGGAAAGGCCCTCAGCAACGGCCCGCTCCCAACGCATCCCCACGGGCAAATACGGCGGCCGCAAGACCTCGAACCACTCACCACCCACATGGGTCGCCGCGTGGCACCAGGAACAGGACCAGATCTCCTCTTCCCACAGACTCGGCAGCATCGGCCATCGCCACATCGCACGTCCACACACATCGCACTCCATGGACGGATCCTCACACGCCTCCGGGATTGCCCGGAATGCTCCTGGCATTGGGCGACTTACCAAACACCCCAGACGGGATGAAACGCTCTTTGAGCGGACTCCGCACGAGCCCGAGCAATGCTCGGAACCTGTGGATCAGTCCGGGGGTGGGGTGCCTCGTGAGATGCGGAGGGCGTACCTTCCCGGGTGATCGACTCAAGGTCACCGAATAGGCCCGCGCTACGAACGCGGGTCGGGAAGGCACGCCCGTGCTCAGCGTAGTCAACGAAGACGGCACCACCGAGAGTGGTACCTCTCTGATCGACGAGATCGTCCGGGAAGGTGCCCGGCGGATGCTCGCGGCAGCCTTGGAGGCGGAGGTTGAGCAGTACATGGCCGAACTCGCAGGCCAGTGCGACGAGGCGGGCCGGCGGCTGGTGGTTCGCAACGGCCGCCACCGGCCCAGGACGGTGACCACCGCGGCCGGGCCCGTGGAGGTGGCGGCGCCGCGGCTCAACGACCGGCGTGTGGATGCCGCAACGGGTGAGCGGGAACGGTTCTCCTCGAAGATCCTCGCGCCGTGGTGCCGGAAGTCCCCGAAGGTCAGCGAGGTCCTGCCGTTGCTCTACCTCCACGGCCTGTCCTCGGGCGACTTCGTGCCCGCGCTCGAGCAGTTCCTGGGCAGTACCGCCGGTCTGTCGCCGGCCACCGTGACCCGGCTGATGAAGCAGTGGACGACTGAGCATGCCGCCTTCCAGGCTCGTGACCTGGCCGGGTCCGACTACGTCTACGTGTGGGCCGACGGCATCCACCCCAAGATCCGGCTCTCCCAGGCGCACTCGTGCCTGCTGGTCCTGATGGGCGTCCGCGTCGACGGAACCAAGGAGCTGATCGCGATCGCCGAGGGATTGTGGGAGTCCACCGAGTCCTGGGCGGATCTGCTGCGGGACTGCCGCCGGCGCGGCATGCGCGACCCGGTCCTCGTGGCCGGCGACGGGGCAAGGGGACTGTGGCGGGCCCTGGCCGAGGTGTTCCCACAGGCCAGGCACCAGAGGTGCTGGGTTCACAAAACCCGTAATGTCATGAACGCGCTACCGAAGTCCGCGCAGCCCGGCGCGAAGAAGGCGCTCCAGGAGATCTACAACGCCGAAGACCGCAACCACGCCGAGAAGGCGGTCACCGCGTTCGAGAAGGCATACGGCGTGAAGTGGCCCAAGGCCGCGGCGAAGATCACCGGCGAGGTCGACGAGCTCCTGGCGTTCTACGACTTCCCCGCCGAGCACTGGATCCACCTGAGGACCACGAACCCCATCGAGTCGACCTTCAGCACGGTCAAGCTCCGGACCAAGGTCACCCGCGGCGCCGGCAGCCCCACCGCCGCCCTCGCCATGGTCTTCAAACTCGTCGAGTCCGCCCAGCAGCGGTGGCGGGCGGTCACCGCACCCCACCTCGTCGCCCTCGTCCGAGCCGGCAACCGGTTCGAGAACGGACACCTCGTCGAACGAGACGAGACCCTCGCGGCATGAACCACCTCAGCTGATCCACAACTCTTGACTATTGCTCCACGAGCCCTCCTGGAACAGGCCGCCGAACAGGACCTTCGATGAAATCTGCTCGACCCGGACGCACCGTGAAGGGAATCATGGGTGTGTGACGTCGACCGAAGCAGCAGCAATCGCTCTCCAGGACCATGCCGCCCTCTGGAGCATGGGGGAATCCGCGCGAGCGACGTGGTGAATGCCGCCTGCGATGCGCTCGTCGCCGGACTCGACACCCCCGGCCTTCGAATCCTCGCCGCCTGCACGCGCGCCGAGGCGGACTACGACGTCCACCACCTGCTTCCCGAAGCACTCGACGAACTCGGCCTCACCTTCTATCCGGTCGCCAGCGAAGCCGGCCAGGAAGCCGCCGCCCGATCCCTCGCACGCCGCATGCTCGCCGGAGAGCTCACGCCTCGGGAGTTCACCTTCCGGATTCACCAGCGCCACGGACATGAGCTGCCCCTGACCAAGCGCCTGGCTGAACTCGACGACGAGTACGACACCCTCGAATACGGCGATAGAACCGTGGACCAGGTCGATGCCGAGGTCACCGCCGAAGCCCGCCGCCTCGCAGCCCACCCCACGGTTCCCGCCGAACCCACGGATTCGCCCAGCTGATACACACGGACCGACCCGGGAGTTCCCGCTGAACAGACTTCGGTTTCCCTGAACCCACGGACCTCGACGGCCTCGGGACTGGTGGGCTCGCCTATTCAACTGTCGCGTGTTGGCCCGTCCGGCTATGGGCCTGCTACTGACCGTGACGTCTGGCAGGGGCGGGGCTGATGTCAGAGGTATCCGGTTGGATGAGCCCGTGACTGTCTATGACGTAGCCCGCCAGTTTCCCACCATCGCCGACCTGCGGGACCTGTGCCGCTCGCTTGCGATGCTCGATGCGATCCTGAGCCCGGACTGGGAAAGCCGGTATTACTCCTTCAACACCGGTTGGGCTGCAGGCGAGGAGATGGCCTCGATGCGCAACGGGTCAGGAGACGAGTACTCCATAGTGTTCTCGGCGGCGGGAGTCTATGTCCGCGGCTTCAGCCACGAAGCGCCGATGAGCCCATATGGCAACGACGGCGAGCCTTGGCCGGGGTGATCGACGATGTTCCTGAGGCCTTTCGGTCCTTCGTGGAGGAGCCGGCGTTCACCGACGAGGACGGCGTGCCCGTCGCAACAGCCTGCTTGTGGCGGGCGAAGACCGACGATCAGTGGCGCCACGGGACGATCGACTTTCCCGAGAGCTGTGCCGATCCTGATGGGACGACCGGACTGTTCAGCCTCCTGATCGACCGTTCTCCGGAAGCGTTCCAGCGCTTCGCCGAGGACTACTACGAGGCCCCCGTAGACCTGACAGCAGTGAGCAATGTGTATGCCCTGCGACCGCTGGACCAGAAACTCGTATCGTCGCTGAACGCAGAGATCACCTTGGCGGACCTGGCCCGGGACATCTCCGAAATCGGCTATCCGCGGTAGGACCGAGAATCGGTCTGACTGCTGCACGTCTCGGTGAGATCGCCTGTTCAACTGTCATCGGCCTGTCGGGGAGCCCAGTCGGAGCTGGTCGTCGTCGAGGAAGTAGTCGCTG
Above is a genomic segment from Streptomyces sp. NBC_01426 containing:
- a CDS encoding IS256 family transposase, which translates into the protein MLSVVNEDGTTESGTSLIDEIVREGARRMLAAALEAEVEQYMAELAGQCDEAGRRLVVRNGRHRPRTVTTAAGPVEVAAPRLNDRRVDAATGERERFSSKILAPWCRKSPKVSEVLPLLYLHGLSSGDFVPALEQFLGSTAGLSPATVTRLMKQWTTEHAAFQARDLAGSDYVYVWADGIHPKIRLSQAHSCLLVLMGVRVDGTKELIAIAEGLWESTESWADLLRDCRRRGMRDPVLVAGDGARGLWRALAEVFPQARHQRCWVHKTRNVMNALPKSAQPGAKKALQEIYNAEDRNHAEKAVTAFEKAYGVKWPKAAAKITGEVDELLAFYDFPAEHWIHLRTTNPIESTFSTVKLRTKVTRGAGSPTAALAMVFKLVESAQQRWRAVTAPHLVALVRAGNRFENGHLVERDETLAA
- a CDS encoding C40 family peptidase, producing the protein MARQVTAMLNGGGNVTVSGLSLPREQLPNAKIIVATGVQKKFPARGQIVALATALQESDLRNLDHGDRDSLGLFQQRPSQGWGTREQILNPVYASERFYDALAQLTDWQNMPITVAAQKVQRSGYPDAYAKHEPLATALQQAIAPTLGGTTGVAAPTIPGAGGLAPAACTVQAAVDFGDIPPGTVPEGYQIPASAPPQVQTAIRWALGQVGTMYQWGGSCTNPHGDNPAERCDCSSLTQRSYGVAGMEITRTTYTQIHDGRAVPADAIAPGDLLFARGSASAPEHVAMAIGYGYVVHAPRTGRPVTVVKQTDLGPILVVRRIVS
- a CDS encoding IS110 family transposase, translating into MQSIEQPRSGHVVIGVDTHKHVHVAAVMDTIGGILATLTIPTDTGGFQQLQDWAASFGRVLAFGIEGTGSYGATLTSFLRRSGHKVVEAGRPDRRLRRMNGKSDTLDAENAARAVLAGFATATPKSADGEAEMIRRLKVAHDQAVEQRAAAMVTMKAMLVHAPDTLRRETAGKTQISLARQLAALRPRRLEGPEDALRHTLRTLAKRWQYLDAEAKELTKMIGDLVQRTAPQLLEPFGIGVDTAAEILVVAGDNPERIKSEAALAKLAGIAPVPTGSGMTSGRHRINHGGHRQLNAAIYRTVIVRMQYHQPTIAYVARRTTEGKTKREIIRCLKRYVIREVYHLLRPAPQTPHTAS
- a CDS encoding IS1182 family transposase; translation: MQPKGLPPVPEQTARTARAAFPKGSLPMRVRDHLAEVFADEPFAEAFGVRGARGYSPGVLALVTVLQFSEDLTDRQAAEAVRDRLTWKYAVGAELTDAGFDHTVLPRFRARLADHGMERVVFDRLLEHCKEAGLVAAGGKQRTDATHVISSVRNLNRLELAGESVRAALEALAVAAPSWLAGVVDVTEFATRYGPRIDSWKMPSSQVKRDRLAQVFGQDALALCQGAWAKDSPAWIRQIESVALLRQVLVQTYLIGSDSRGRQVIRKRDADSDGVPPGQLRLASPYDSDARWAAKGDDLFWCGYKIHLTETCTTLPTDTDTDTEPEWQGPPNLITDVHTTDATVPDVKATAPIQAKLAEHGVKPAEHYLDSGCPSAELITRAKKQDIRMVTPVLLDRSAQAKAADGFDKTAFAINWKTRQVRCPAGKTSSHWNPVKQHGKDAIVITFSVLTCRDCPFQLQCTASKLGRRMLTLRPKELHENLARARAEQKTDTWKNKYKIRAGVEGTINQALDITGIRRARYRGLPKVRIQHAFSATALNIVRLDAWWTTGPLDRTRRTSRLEQLSYRLSA